A region of Armatimonadota bacterium DNA encodes the following proteins:
- the tmk gene encoding dTMP kinase, whose product MRFVSFEGVEGSGKTSLSIWLVEQLQNRGDEAHWTREPGGGDPDIRQRLLDIAHLDDETELKLFLEDRRLHVQNKIGPWLKSGAWVVCDRFADSTVAYQGYARGKSPQLLRKLNAEATGGLMPTVTFLIDLPAGIGLRRQSERNRFELESAAFHERVRTGYLTEAALAPDRFVLLNGCLDPEALQKQVWTVIAQKWSLR is encoded by the coding sequence GTGCGCTTCGTCTCGTTCGAGGGGGTCGAAGGCTCCGGCAAAACCTCGCTCAGCATTTGGCTGGTCGAGCAGCTTCAAAATCGAGGAGACGAGGCCCATTGGACGCGAGAACCGGGAGGCGGCGACCCCGACATCCGCCAACGGCTGCTCGACATCGCCCATCTAGACGACGAGACCGAACTGAAGCTCTTTCTGGAAGACCGCCGCTTGCATGTGCAAAACAAGATCGGGCCTTGGCTCAAGTCGGGCGCTTGGGTCGTCTGCGACCGATTTGCCGACTCGACCGTCGCCTATCAAGGCTATGCGCGAGGCAAGTCTCCGCAACTCTTGCGCAAACTGAACGCAGAGGCGACCGGAGGTTTGATGCCGACCGTTACCTTTCTGATCGATCTGCCCGCAGGCATCGGCCTTCGCCGACAATCCGAGCGCAATCGGTTCGAACTAGAAAGCGCGGCCTTTCACGAAAGGGTCCGAACCGGCTACCTGACAGAAGCCGCCCTCGCGCCCGACCGATTTGTTCTCCTAAACGGCTGTCTCGACCCGGAAGCGCTCCAAAAGCAGGTATGGACGGTTATCGCGCAGAAATGGAGCCTACGATGA
- a CDS encoding cyclic-di-AMP receptor — protein MKLLMAIVHSKDRNRVTGALLTNQFKFTQIGSSGGFLREGNATYLIGLEDDQVDEALKIIDENCRTREQYVNVLPPDASPLGSFYPTPVKVQVGGAVVFVIDVERSERF, from the coding sequence ATGAAACTGTTGATGGCCATCGTGCACAGCAAGGATCGCAACCGCGTTACGGGCGCGCTGCTGACCAATCAGTTCAAGTTCACCCAAATCGGAAGCTCGGGCGGATTTTTGCGCGAAGGCAACGCCACCTACCTGATCGGCCTCGAAGACGACCAAGTGGACGAAGCGCTAAAGATCATCGATGAGAATTGCCGCACGCGCGAACAGTACGTCAACGTGCTGCCTCCCGACGCCTCGCCTTTGGGAAGTTTTTATCCGACTCCGGTTAAAGTGCAAGTGGGCGGCGCGGTGGTCTTTGTGATCGATGTCGAGAGGTCCGAACGGTTTTGA